In the genome of Candidatus Eisenbacteria bacterium, one region contains:
- the folK gene encoding 2-amino-4-hydroxy-6-hydroxymethyldihydropteridine diphosphokinase, whose translation MKEERKTLPEATFISIGSNIEPARYLTAAIARIGDVGRPIRVSRVYQNAALSPTPQPDYLNAAVLLETEGAPEEIRTKLKSIEVALGRRRSADRYAPRIIDLDLCLLGSIILKTPAWTLPDPELLERAYLAVPMAEVAPDFIHPLTGEPLRLIAARLEPAGQLTLRPDLVLRLPDN comes from the coding sequence TTGAAAGAGGAACGGAAGACTTTGCCTGAAGCCACGTTTATCTCCATCGGTTCCAATATCGAACCCGCGCGCTATCTAACCGCGGCCATCGCCCGCATCGGCGATGTCGGTCGGCCGATCAGGGTATCTCGGGTTTATCAAAACGCCGCCCTCTCCCCGACACCGCAACCCGATTACCTTAACGCCGCGGTCCTTCTTGAGACCGAGGGGGCGCCGGAAGAGATCCGCACAAAACTGAAGAGCATCGAGGTCGCGCTGGGCCGGCGCCGATCGGCCGATCGGTATGCCCCCCGCATCATCGATCTGGATCTCTGTCTGCTCGGGTCGATCATCCTCAAAACACCCGCGTGGACGTTACCCGATCCTGAACTGCTCGAGCGGGCCTACCTGGCCGTTCCCATGGCTGAAGTGGCGCCCGACTTCATTCATCCTTTGACCGGGGAGCCTCTGCGCCTCATCGCGGCCCGATTGGAACCGGCCGGACAGCTGACGCTGCGGCCCGACCTCGTGCTGCGCCTCCCCGACAACTGA